The following coding sequences lie in one Lysobacter capsici genomic window:
- a CDS encoding methionine ABC transporter permease, with protein sequence MTPDTGWFAHLDAGKWAEIGQATLDTLLMLAGALPLTLAIGLPLGIALFLTAPRQLRAQPRLYGALSLVINILRSVPFIILMIVMIPLTLSVMGTSLGVRGAILPLVIGAAPFYARLVETALREVDRGIIEACQAMGATTRQIVLRALLPEALPGLIAGATVTTVALIGYTAMGGAIGSGGLGDLAYRDGYLRSHTDVAFVTVLLLLLLVQALQTLGDKLVARFSRR encoded by the coding sequence ATGACGCCGGACACCGGTTGGTTCGCCCATCTCGACGCGGGCAAGTGGGCCGAGATCGGCCAGGCCACGCTCGACACCTTGCTGATGCTGGCCGGCGCGTTGCCGCTGACCCTGGCGATCGGCCTGCCGCTGGGCATCGCCCTGTTCCTGACCGCGCCGCGCCAGCTGCGCGCGCAGCCGCGCCTGTACGGCGCGTTGTCGCTGGTCATCAATATCCTGCGCTCGGTGCCGTTCATCATCTTGATGATCGTGATGATCCCGTTGACCTTGTCGGTCATGGGCACCTCGCTCGGCGTGCGCGGCGCGATCCTGCCGCTGGTCATCGGCGCGGCGCCGTTCTATGCGCGCCTGGTCGAAACCGCGCTGCGCGAAGTCGATCGCGGCATCATCGAGGCCTGCCAGGCGATGGGCGCGACGACCCGCCAGATCGTGCTGCGCGCGCTGTTGCCCGAAGCTTTGCCGGGATTGATCGCAGGCGCCACGGTTACGACGGTTGCCTTGATCGGTTATACCGCCATGGGCGGCGCGATCGGCTCCGGCGGCCTGGGCGATCTGGCCTACCGCGACGGCTATCTGCGCTCGCATACCGACGTGGCGTTCGTGACGGTGCTGTTGTTGCTGTTGCTGGTGCAGGCGCTGCAGACCCTGGGCGACAAGCTGGTCGCACGTTTCAGCCGCCGCTGA
- a CDS encoding MetQ/NlpA family ABC transporter substrate-binding protein has protein sequence MKKLLALLLLATVGLGGCGSSGTASSKLTVAATAVPHAEILEVVKPLLAKEGVELDVRVFNDYVQPNDQVAQKLIDVSYFETEPYLNAYNKSRGTQLTTIVGVHIEPFGAYSRKFKSLQELPSGADVAIPNDPSNNSRALILLHKAGVIQLRDPTDSLATLRDITSNPKQLKFRELDSAMLPRVLSQVDLALINTNYALDAGLDPTKDALAIEGSDSPYVNFLVGRPDNLKDPRVLKLAAALTSPQVKDFITRKYRGAVLPAF, from the coding sequence ATGAAAAAGCTTCTTGCGCTGTTGCTGCTCGCCACCGTCGGGCTGGGCGGCTGCGGTTCGTCCGGCACGGCGTCGTCGAAACTCACCGTCGCGGCCACCGCGGTGCCGCACGCGGAAATCCTCGAAGTGGTCAAGCCGCTGCTGGCCAAGGAAGGCGTCGAACTCGACGTGCGGGTGTTCAACGATTACGTGCAGCCCAACGACCAGGTCGCGCAGAAGCTCATCGATGTGAGCTACTTCGAGACCGAGCCCTACCTCAACGCCTACAACAAGAGCCGCGGCACCCAGCTGACCACCATTGTCGGGGTGCATATCGAACCGTTCGGCGCGTACTCGCGCAAGTTCAAGTCGCTGCAGGAACTGCCGAGCGGCGCCGACGTGGCGATCCCGAACGACCCGAGCAACAACAGCCGCGCGCTGATCCTGCTGCACAAGGCCGGGGTGATCCAGTTGCGCGATCCGACCGATTCGCTGGCGACGCTGCGCGACATCACCTCCAACCCGAAGCAGCTCAAGTTCCGCGAGCTCGATTCGGCGATGCTGCCGCGCGTGCTCAGTCAGGTCGACCTGGCCCTGATCAACACCAACTACGCGCTCGACGCCGGCCTGGACCCGACCAAGGACGCGCTGGCGATCGAAGGCTCCGATTCGCCGTACGTGAACTTCCTGGTCGGTCGTCCCGACAACCTCAAGGACCCGCGCGTGCTCAAGCTGGCGGCCGCGCTGACCAGCCCGCAGGTCAAGGACTTCATCACCAGGAAGTACCGCGGCGCGGTGTTGCCGGCGTTCTGA
- a CDS encoding VOC family protein, producing the protein MNISIHASFLPHNDADAALAFYRDTLGFEVRKDVAFGGMRWITVGPVNQPATSIVLHPPAASPGITDEERRTIAEMMAKGTYAIITLATPDLDGVFARLQAGGAEIVQEPIEQPYGVRDCAVRDPAGNLIRINELR; encoded by the coding sequence ATGAACATCAGCATCCACGCGAGCTTTCTCCCGCACAACGACGCCGACGCCGCGCTGGCGTTCTACCGCGACACCCTCGGTTTCGAGGTCCGCAAGGACGTCGCCTTCGGCGGCATGCGCTGGATTACCGTCGGTCCGGTCAACCAGCCGGCCACCTCGATCGTGCTGCATCCGCCGGCGGCCAGCCCCGGCATCACCGACGAGGAACGCCGCACGATCGCCGAGATGATGGCCAAGGGCACCTACGCGATCATCACGCTCGCCACGCCCGATCTCGACGGCGTGTTCGCGCGCCTGCAGGCGGGCGGCGCCGAGATCGTGCAGGAGCCGATCGAGCAGCCGTATGGCGTGCGCGATTGCGCGGTACGCGATCCGGCCGGCAACTTGATCCGCATCAACGAGCTGCGCTGA
- a CDS encoding helix-turn-helix transcriptional regulator → MTRPPTEAVHLRDLARLRRVRDRIDRDYAQPLDVEALASGVGMSAGHLSRQFRLAYGESPYSYLMTRRIERAMALLDRGDLSVTEVCFEVGCSSLGTFSTRFTELVGVPPSVYKQQAARASEGLPPCVAKQVARPIRNREAPGGGST, encoded by the coding sequence ATGACCCGCCCGCCCACCGAAGCCGTCCACCTGCGCGATCTCGCGCGACTGCGTCGCGTGCGCGACCGGATCGACCGCGACTACGCGCAGCCGCTCGACGTCGAGGCGCTCGCCAGCGGCGTGGGCATGTCGGCCGGGCATCTGAGCCGCCAGTTCCGCCTCGCCTATGGCGAATCGCCCTATTCCTATCTGATGACCCGGCGCATCGAACGCGCGATGGCGCTGCTCGATCGCGGCGACCTGAGCGTCACCGAGGTCTGCTTCGAGGTCGGCTGCTCATCGCTGGGCACTTTCAGCACCCGTTTCACCGAACTGGTCGGGGTGCCGCCCAGCGTCTACAAGCAACAGGCGGCGCGCGCGAGCGAGGGGCTGCCGCCGTGCGTGGCGAAGCAGGTGGCGCGACCGATCAGGAATCGAGAAGCGCCCGGCGGCGGCTCGACCTAG
- a CDS encoding DMT family transporter, translating to MKSLIFLGIAIIAEVVATSALKASDGFTRPVPSLIVAAGYIVAFYFLSLALRSIPVGVAYAVWAGLGVVLVSVFAWFHYGQKLDAAAGIGMALIVSGVVVMNLFSKSIAH from the coding sequence ATGAAATCGTTGATTTTCCTGGGTATTGCAATTATCGCAGAAGTAGTGGCAACGTCCGCGCTCAAGGCGAGCGACGGATTCACCAGGCCGGTGCCGTCGCTGATCGTGGCGGCCGGCTATATCGTGGCCTTCTACTTTCTCTCGCTCGCGTTGCGATCGATTCCGGTCGGCGTGGCGTACGCGGTCTGGGCCGGCCTGGGCGTGGTGCTCGTAAGCGTTTTCGCCTGGTTCCACTACGGCCAGAAACTCGACGCCGCCGCCGGCATCGGCATGGCCTTGATCGTGTCCGGAGTGGTGGTCATGAATCTGTTCTCGAAGTCCATCGCGCATTGA